The Bacillota bacterium genome segment CAGGGAAGCGGGTGGTGGTCGAACACTTCGACCATATTTACCCGGTGTTAAAGATGAATCCGGCAGTGCTGATTGGGGTGGGGGAAGAAGTTATTATCACCCGTCCCGGCGTTTTTGGCCCGTTGCCTGGCGAGATTTCCGGAATTGTCTACAAGTCAATTCAATACCGGAAAATGGTGCACACTGCCGAGGATTTGACATCAAAAGTTCTGGTTGAGATGGGCTATGAACGGCCCAAGTTCCACAGCGACATTCGCCATGGTTTTTTGCTAGAGTTTCCCGAGAAGCCTGAATTCGATCTTGAATATGTGGAAAAACGGGTTAAAGAACTTATCGAAGCAGATTTGGACATCCACTACCATGATGAGGATCATATCCGCATAGGAAAACGGAGTGTATTCCCTTGTTCAGGGCCCCGGATTCATGTGCGCAGGACCAGTGAAATCAAGGGGTTCCGTCTACTCAAGGAAATCCAATGGGATCCGGTAAACAAGCTTTATTATTTGGCCGGCATGGTAGGGGAAAAACATACTGGAGGTATCGGAGCATGAGATTAGGAAACAGGCTTCCTGAGCAACTGCGGTCGGTTCGGATTACTCCCCGGATTAATAAGCACGCGGAAGGTTCAGTTTTGATTGAATGCGGCGACACGCAGGTAATTTGCACGGCAACAATTGAAGAGAAAATCCCTCCTTTTCTTAAAGGGAGCGGTCAGGGCTGGGTTACAGCCGAATACTCGATGTTACCTCGCGCCACTGGCGTGCGCAATATCCGGGAGGCTGCCCGGGGCAAAATCGGCGGCCGTACCTATGAAATTCAAAGATTAATCGGACGTTCACTGCGCTCAGTGGTCAACCTGGTTCAGTTAGGAGAGCGTACCATCTGGCTGGATTGTGACGTGATTCAGGCCGATGGCGGCACCCGCACTGCGTCGATTACCGGCGCCTTTGTCGCCATGGTTTTGGCAATGCAGAAATTAGTGGAGACGGAAAAACTAGAACGAATTCCGGTCACCGACTATCTCTCGGCAGTCAGCGTCGGCATTGTTCAAGGCAAACCGCTTTTGGATCTTGACTTTACTGAAGATTCCCAGGCCCAAGTGGATATGAATGTGGTTAAAACAGGGGCGGGGCGGTTTGTAGAGATTCAGGGAACGGCAGAGGAATATCCCTTCGCCCAGAACGAGTTGGAGCAGCTGCTGGCCTTGGCCAATACAGGCACCCAGCAGCTTGTGGAAGCGCAAAAACAGCATCTAACGTTCTTTAAACCCATGGAAGGCGGGAACGACAATGAAGCTGGTAGCGGCAACGTTTAATCGTCACAAGGTAGAGGAAATCAGCGCGATTTTGGCGCCGCTTGGCCTCAGCG includes the following:
- a CDS encoding alanine-tRNA synthetase second additional domain-containing protein; the encoded protein is MYSITQETLIHATYFAPRGKNRLQLLGFHLAQRYLSPDDRLIGFVGDSGAGKSLLIRGMFPGLELTNDDEGVNIRPLPLSRQHEDGRYLAHTYHVDARFEIAFQQGWQLADSIRDAVMAGKRVVVEHFDHIYPVLKMNPAVLIGVGEEVIITRPGVFGPLPGEISGIVYKSIQYRKMVHTAEDLTSKVLVEMGYERPKFHSDIRHGFLLEFPEKPEFDLEYVEKRVKELIEADLDIHYHDEDHIRIGKRSVFPCSGPRIHVRRTSEIKGFRLLKEIQWDPVNKLYYLAGMVGEKHTGGIGA
- a CDS encoding ribonuclease PH; the protein is MRLGNRLPEQLRSVRITPRINKHAEGSVLIECGDTQVICTATIEEKIPPFLKGSGQGWVTAEYSMLPRATGVRNIREAARGKIGGRTYEIQRLIGRSLRSVVNLVQLGERTIWLDCDVIQADGGTRTASITGAFVAMVLAMQKLVETEKLERIPVTDYLSAVSVGIVQGKPLLDLDFTEDSQAQVDMNVVKTGAGRFVEIQGTAEEYPFAQNELEQLLALANTGTQQLVEAQKQHLTFFKPMEGGNDNEAGSGNV